A stretch of DNA from Micromonospora sp. NBC_01813:
GGTTCCTGATCTTCGCCAACGGTCGGGGGGCCGCTGAGTTGGCGGCCGCCGCCCGGCAGCGGCTGCGCCACGACGACGACACCGAACGGGCGGTGGTGCGCACCGAACTCGGCGACATCGCCGCGCTGCGGGTCGGCCGGCTGCTCGACGACCTCGCCCAAGCGCCAGCCGAGCAGACCCCGGCGGACCCGACACCGGTCGATCCAACATCGGTGGATGCGTCGCCGCCCCGGTACGCCCCGCTGTCCACCCACGTGTTGGACACCGCCACCGGGACCCCCGCGCCCGACCTGCCGGTGCGCCTCGACGTGCCCGGCGGCGACGGGGGCTGGCGCACCGTCGCCGCCGGGCGCACCGACGCCGGCGGGCGGCTGCGCGACTGGGCACCGGCGGACCGGTGGGACACCGGGACGTACCGGCTGGTGTTCGACGTGACCGACCGGCTCGGCGCCGACGGCTTCTACACCGAGATCCCGGTCGTCTTCACCGTGCACGACACCACCCGGCACCACCACGTGCCGCTGCTACTGAGCCCGTACGGCTACACCACCTATCGAGGGAGCTGATTGATGGGGATCGTCCTGGGTCCGAACCGGTACGGCAAGGCGGAAACCCGGGTGGTCCGGGTCGACCGCGACGGCGACCGGCACACCCTGACCGACCTCAACGTCTCCGTCGCGCTCGCCGGTGACCTCGCCGCCACCCACCTCACCGGCGACAACAGCCAGGTGCTGCCCACCGACACGCAGAAGAACACCGTGTACGCGTTCGCCCGCCGGCACGGCATCACCAGCGCAGAGGAGTTCGGCCTGCTGCTGGCCCGGCACTTCGTCGACAGCCAGCCCAGCATCGACCGCGCCCGGATCGACATCGAGCAGTACGGCTGGCAGCGGCTCGGCCCGCACTCGTTCCAGCGCGACGGTACGCAGACCCGGACCGCGACCGTGCGCTACGACGGCGACCGGGCCGAGATCGTCGCCGGACTGACCGGGCTGGTGCTGCTCAACTCCACCGACTCGGAGTTCCGCGGCTTCGTCGTCGACCCGTACACGACGCTGCCGACCGCCGACGACCGGATCCTGGCCACCGCCGTCGACGCCCAGTGGCGCTACGCCGGCGTCGACCCGGGCGCCGCCGACTGGGACACCGCCCACGCGGCGGTCCGCGACACGCTGGTCGCCGCGTTCGTCGGCACCTACAGCCGGTCGCTGCAGCAGACCCTCTACGCGATGGGCGAGCGGGTGCT
This window harbors:
- the uraD gene encoding 2-oxo-4-hydroxy-4-carboxy-5-ureidoimidazoline decarboxylase yields the protein MDRGLDVFDTLPADEAREQLLSCCAAPGWATAVTAGRPYRDRDALAAQAREQVTLLPWSQVAQAVAAHPRIGQPPAGDSREASWSRREQSAAADGGRAAADDTARAELIILNEAYEQRFGYRFLIFANGRGAAELAAAARQRLRHDDDTERAVVRTELGDIAALRVGRLLDDLAQAPAEQTPADPTPVDPTSVDASPPRYAPLSTHVLDTATGTPAPDLPVRLDVPGGDGGWRTVAAGRTDAGGRLRDWAPADRWDTGTYRLVFDVTDRLGADGFYTEIPVVFTVHDTTRHHHVPLLLSPYGYTTYRGS
- the pucL gene encoding factor-independent urate hydroxylase; this translates as MGIVLGPNRYGKAETRVVRVDRDGDRHTLTDLNVSVALAGDLAATHLTGDNSQVLPTDTQKNTVYAFARRHGITSAEEFGLLLARHFVDSQPSIDRARIDIEQYGWQRLGPHSFQRDGTQTRTATVRYDGDRAEIVAGLTGLVLLNSTDSEFRGFVVDPYTTLPTADDRILATAVDAQWRYAGVDPGAADWDTAHAAVRDTLVAAFVGTYSRSLQQTLYAMGERVLTDHPQVVEVRLVLPNKHHLLVDLGPVGLDNPNTVFVAADRPYGLIEGTVLRDDAAPALGDW